From the genome of Terriglobia bacterium:
TGTCGGCGGCGCGGATCCCGTCCTCGGAGGCGGAGAGGTTCTGCACCTGGTTATTCATGACGTTGGTCGCGCTCTGGAGCTGGTTCATGTAGGCGCCGGCCGTGCCGCGGAGGCCGGCTACGGTTCCGATAGCGCTGGTGATCAGGTCGAGTTCTGCGGCGGCTCCCGTCGAGTCCGTGAAACCGGTGGCGGTCAGGCCGAGGCCCGCGGAATCCACGGAGCCAAGAGCGCTGGAGATATCGAGGGAGGTGGCGTTGGCAGCGCCGCTTCCGTCGCTCATGAAGATGGTTGCCGAAGTTCGCCCGAAGATTGCCGATCCGTTGTAGGTCGTCTTGCCGCCGATCTTGTCGATCTGATCCTGGATCTGCGTGTATTCGGCGTTGAGGGCGGTGATCTGGTCGCTGGTGACGGTGTCACTTGCGGCTTCGGTGGCGAGGGTGACGGCCCGGTTCAGCAGGCTGGTGATCTGTCCCAGGGAACCGTCGGCGACCTGCAACATACCAATGCCGTCGGTGGCATTACGCGCGGATTGTGTCAGCGCGGTGACGTTGGCGTGGAGGCCGTCTGCGATGGCCAGGCCGGCTGCGTCGTCTGCGCCGGAATTGATACGCGAGCCAGAAGAAAGCCGGAAGAGCGTCTTCTGCAGCGAAGCCCCGGTGATCGACAGCTGGTTTTGCGCGGCCAGTGACGGAATGTTGTTGAGAATGCTGAGTGACATAAGTTTCTCCTTGTGCGTGGGGTTCCGCTTGGCAGTCGCTACAAGCGCGAGCTGTGTGCCCGCTGCCGAGTTCCGCTTTTGGAACCTTGGCCGTTTTCAGATATTTCATCGGCAGGGCGAGAGAGAGCTTTAGGGAGATGGTACGGAAGTAATGAATCGTGCCATCGGACGACCGGACCATCGTGCCATTGAAACCAAAGAACGGACATCGGCGGAAATGAAGAAAAAGGTCTTCGGTGCCGATGAAAAAGTTTCGTGATGATTTGCGGAGCGAGGGTGTCGTGATTCAGTTGACTCGATTGAACAATCAGCCGCTGGTGGTGAATGCCGACCTGATCAAGCTCGTCGAGCAGGCGCCGGACACCGTCATCACGTTGGTAACGGGGGAGAAGCTGGTGGTGCGGGAGAGCACGGAAGAGGTGGTCCGGCGGGTGGTTGTGTTTCGGCGGGAACTATTGGCGGACCTGCACGGAGCGGCAAAGGCGCAAAGTTCGGGAGAGGCCGAGCGTGAACCACCCCACTCAGATCCAAAAAAGGCATGAATGGAGCACCGGGTATTTGCTTGTGAACGGAAGTAGAACGGGGGCATTTAGTGGATAAGGCCAGCGTGAGCGGCGTGCTGGTGGGACTGGGCGGAATTACCGCCGGGCTGCTGATCGAGGGAGGGAATCTCGGCCAGATATTACAGCCTACGGCGGCGATGATCGTGTTTGGGGGGACGTTTGGGGCGGTGTTATTGCAGTTTCCGTTGCCAATCGTGTTGACGGCATTCCGAAGGTTTATCGACGTGTTTGTAGAGCCGAAACTCAATGCGGGGCAGATGATTACTCAGCTTGTAGGGTATGCGAACCAGGCGCGAAAGAACGGGATCGTGTCGCTGGATGCGGAGACGGAGAAGATTGGGGACCCCTTCCTGAAGAAGTCGCTGATGCTGGCGGTAGATGGGACGGAGCCACAAGAGCTGCGGAAGATCATGGAACTGGAGTTGGACAACATCGGAGAGCGCGATGAGCACGTGCCGAAGGTATTCGAGTCGGCCGGCGGATTTTCGCCAACTATCGGAATTATCGGGGCGGTGCTTGGGTTGATCCAGGTGATGCAGCATTTGCAGAACATCGATGAAGTGGGACGGGGAATTGCAGTGGCATTCGTGGCGACGATTTATGGCGTGGGAGCGGCAAACCTCTTTTTCCTGCCGACCGCGGGCAAGTTGAAGCTGCGAATGCGGGAGGAGCAGATGTTGCGCGAGATGACGCTGGAGGGAGTGATTTCGATTCTGGAGGGAATGAACCCGCGGATGCTCGAGACGAAGCTGCTGGGGTATTTGCAGGAGACGAAGAAGGAAGAGGCGAAGGAGACGAAGAAAGCGCAGGCCGAGGCGGAGGCATGAGCCGGAGGAAGAAACATCCCGCGCACGAGAACCATGAACGCTGGCTGGTGTCGTACGCCGACTTCATCACGCTGCTGTTCGCGTTTTTCGTGGTGCTATACGCGTCGTCGCAGGTGGACAAAAAGAAGATGGGGCAATTAGCGTTTGCCATCCAGACGGCCTTTCAGGAAATGGGGGTGTTCCAGGGGAAAAATATTGGTCCTCCAACGGAGGATGGCGGCGGAGGGCCGGCGCAGCCGCGCTCGGATTTGGAGGAGTTGGCGCGGATGACACCGCCGAAGGTGCTAGGACCGCCGATGAGCAGTCCGGATCTTGGGACATTGAAGCGCGAACTTGAGGATGCGCTGGCCCAGGAAATTCAAAGGCACGAAATTGCGCTGCACATCGGCCCGGATGGTTTGGTCATCAGCCTTCGGGAACTGGGCTTTTTCGATAGCGGGTCGGCGGTAATGCGGAAGGATTCCGAGAAATCGTTCGGGCGTGTCGCCGGATTAATCAAACAGTATCCGTGCAACGTAAGGATCGAGGGTCATACCGACAACGTCCCGATTCACACAGCGCATTTCAAGTCGAACTGGGAGTTGTCGACGGCGCGTGCAACGGAAGTGATTCGCAAGCTGATCCAGGAGCACGGCTTTGCGCCCGAGCGGTTGTCGGCATCGGGCTACGGCGAGTTTCATCCGACAGCGACCAATGCGACGAAAGAGGGAAGACAGATGAATCGGCGAGTGGATTTGGTCATCCTGGCGAAAGGGACTTCGGGAAGATCCGTTCCTGAGAAGCAGTGGGAGGCTGAACGGCCGATAAAGTGAAGCCCAATGTGGGTCGATAAAAGGGGACAGAGCCACCGTCTCACGTCGAACATCACGACTTGGGAAGGGTATGCCACAAGAAGCTCATATGTCGGATGATCTGGCACAGGACGAGGGTTTGTTAAGGGAATTTGTCACCGAGAGCGAGGAGCAACTGCAGAGCATGGAGCAGGACCTCCTCGGGATCGAAGGCGGGAGCGATAACGAGACTCTCAACCGGATTTTCCGCGCGATGCACACGATCAAGGGGACGTCGAGCTTCCTGCAGTTCGATTTCATTGTCGAACTGACGCACGAGGCGGAAGACGTTTTGAACGCGATGCGGCGCGAGGAGTGCCGACCGACGGCGGCGATTACCGACGTGATGCTTCGGGTGTGCGATCGGGTGCGCGCCATGCTTGCCGACGTTGCGAATCATCGTGAACTGCAGTATGACAATGCGTCGCTGATTGTGGCGCTGAAGACGGCGCACGAGGGGGCGAATCACGTAAAGCTCGGCGGGATATTGTCGACCCAGCCGGTGATCGAGGAAGCGGATCTGAACGCAGCGCTGGCCGAGTCGCAGAGCACGGGGAAAAAACTCGGGCAAGTACTGGTCGAACACGAGATCGCGACGCCCACCCACATCGAGCAGGCGTTGAGCAAGCAGGGGATCGTGGCGTCGGTGTCGGACAACACGACCATGCGTGTGGACGTGCGCAAACTGGATTTCCTGGTGAACCTGGTCGGGGAATTGGTGCTGGAGAGAAACCGCCTGGTGCAGTTAAGCCGAGAAGTCAGCGGGGGACAGATTTCTAAAGAACAGATGGACGGTGCGCTGAATTCCTCGGCGACGCGGTTGAGTTTCATCACAGATGAACTGCAGACGGCGAGCCTGCAGACGCGCATGGTGCCGATCGAGACGGTGTTCCGCCGATTGCCCAGAATGGTGCGGGATGTCGCGGGAGCGCTTGGGAAGCATGTCGAACTGGTGATTCGCGGTCAGGAAACAGAGATCGACAAGACCATGGTAGAGCAGATCAGTGACCCGCTAGTGCACCTGGTGCGGAACGCGATCGACCACGGGATTGAGACGGCGGAGAAGAGAAAAGCTGCGGGCAAGCTGGAGAACGGAACGCTTGTCGTCGAGGCGCGGCCAGAGGGCGATCAGATCGTGATTTGTGTCGCGGATGATGGAAAAGGCATCGACCCGGAGTTGGTGTTGGCAAAGACAGTCGAGAAGGGGTTTGTTGCCGCAGAGCGGGCGAAGATGCTCTCGCGGCGGGAAATCCTGGACTTGATCTTTCTCCCGGGGATGAGTACGGCGGAAAAGGTGAACAATGTGTCGGGCCGCGGCGTCGGGATGGATGTGGTCCGCAGCAATGTGAAGAAGCTGAACGGGACGGTGGAATTGGAGAGCATGGAGGGAAAGGGCACGACGATCAGGATTCGAGCGCCGCTGACGATGGCAATTCTCCCAGTGCTGCTGGTGGGTGTCGGAGAGGAGGTGTATGCATTGCCGCTACATGCGGTGCAGGAAACGGTTCGGGTGGAGAACGCGGACCTTCATCTCGTCGATGGACGAGAGGTGCTTTGCCTGAGCGGTTGCACCGTTTCTGTGTTGCGGCTTGGCGAGATATTTAGCGTCAAAGGGGCACAGATGCAGAACTGCCGGGCGGTGATTCTGGCGCTGGGGGACATGCGGATTGCGCTGCTGGTAGACCGGTTGCTGGGACAGGAATCGACGGTGATCAAGCCAATGGGCGAGTTCCTACGCGAGGCCCCGAGCATTACGGGAGCGACGATTGGCGGAGATGGACGCGTGAGGCTGGTGCTCGATCCGGCATCGCTGGTGGAAACAGCGAAACGTTCATGCGCAGGTCGTGTGCAATGACGTCGCCCGCACCAAGGCCGATCGGGGTCGATGCAACGGGAACGGTCGCAGCGACGAGCGCGCAAGTGGGACAGATCCGGAACCTGGTCTACGAAGAATGCGGGATATTCATACCGGAGTCGCGATTTCGATCGCTCGAGGAACGCTGCATGCGGCGCATGGCGGTGGTGAACGCGACTTCGCTGATGCAGTACTTCAGCTTCCTGACGTCACGCGCGGGACGAGCGGCGGAGATCAAGAATCTGCTGAACGAGATCACGGTAGGCGAAACCTGCTTCTTTCGGAACCAGTCGCAACTGGACGCGCTGCAGAACGTGATTCTGCCGGAACTGGTGGCGCGGAAGATGGGACAGGGGCTGCATCATGTGAGGATCTGGAGTGCAGGGTGTTCGACGGGTGAGGAACCGTACACGCTGGCAATCCTGCTGATCGAGAACAGTGCCGGTGTGTTAAAGAACTGGACGTTCGAAGTGCTGGCAAGCGATTTGAACGAGAATTCGCTGGTTAAGGCGCAGGCAGGAATCTATGGCGATTATGCGCTGCGAAACGTGAAGGGGTATTACCTGAATAAGTATTTCGAACGCGAAGGTGATCTGTACCGGGTAAAACGCGAGGTTCGTTCGCAAGTTCGATTCAGCCGCATCAATCTGCTTGACGATTCGAGGATGGTGTTCATGAAGGGGATGGACGTCATCTTCTGCTGCAATGTCCTCATTTATTTCGATACCGCGAGCAAAAGACGAGTGGTGCAGCACTTCTATAACAACCTGCTTGCGGATTCGCACCTGTTCCTTGGTCATGCGGAGTCGCTGTTTGGAGTTTCAGAGGATTTCAAACTGGTTCACTACCCCACGGCGACCGGGTACCTGAAGTCACAGAAAGTGATGGCAGGACGATGAGCACGATGCATGCGATTTCGGTGGATGAGATGGCGGCAAAGATTGGGGCGCTGGATCGAATTCCGAGCATCCCGGCGATATTGGTGCCGTTGCTGAAACTGCTGCAGGAGCCGCCGGAAACAGTGGACGTGCAGAGGGTTATTGAACTGCTTGGACACGACAAGTCATTGGCCGCACAAATTTTGCAGATGGCGAATTCGCCGCTGTTCGGGCGGTACAAGAATGTGTCGACGATCCGGGGCGCGGTTCTGGCACTGGGAATCGACCGGGTCAGGCAGATGGCGACTACGTGCTCGATCCTGAAGATGGCTCCAAACCAGGGGGACGGCTTCGATGTGAAGACGCTTTGGGAGCACTCGTTGGGAGTGGCCCTGGTGAGCCGCAGGTTCGCGCGCAGGATCGGATTCCAGGGACCAGAGCGGGCGTACCTGTCGGGATTGCTGCACGACATCGGGTTGATCGTGAACATGACCGTGGTCCCGGAGCTGTTTCTCGAATCGGCGCGAATTGCGCGAGAAGAGGGCCGGGGGTTCGACGAAACGGAGCCGATGGTGATCGGCTTCGGACACGGTGTGACGGGGGCACTACTGGCAGAACGGTGGGGCCTGGATGCGGAATTGAAAGAAGTAATCCGGCGGCATCACGAGTTCGAGCGGGCCACGGTAGCACGGGAGTCGGTGGCTCTGGTGAGTGTCGCCGATCAACTGTGCCGGTTGCGGGGCTTGGGATACGGCTTTGCTGAGAAGCGTTGCGTGTGCCTGACCGAGGAAAGCGCATTTCAGTTCCTGGCGGAGAAGTTTCCGGTGCTGTGGCGCACAGACCTGGAGAGGTTCACGTATGAACTCGACGGTTACATCAACGAGGTTCGGGAACTGGTGACGGTTCTGTTTCGTTTGCGATGAGAGAGGAAGCAAAAGCCCGGACTGTACGAGTGCTGGTCGTGGATGACAGTTCGTTCATCCGGCTGGCACTGAAGCGAATAATCCAGTCGGACTCCGAACTGGAAGTCGTGGGTTGTGCGCATGGCGGATACGAGGCGCTTGATATGGCAGCAGAACTCGATCCCGACGTGGTCACAATGGATATCGAAATGCCGCGAATGAACGGCTTGGAAGCCGTACAGGCGTTGATGGCGAGCAATCCGAGACCGGTGATCATGGTGAGTTCGCTGACGCAAGACGGAGCCGATGCCACGTTTCAGGCTTTGGAATATGGGGCGTTCGACTATGTCGCGAAGCATGGCGCGGGGGGACTGGATGTAACACAGATCCGGAGAGAGTTGATCGCGAAGATCAAGGCGGCGGCGGAGAGCCGGCTCCGGAACAGGCGTAAGAACGGGAGCATCCACAATGAGGTCTGGCGCCAGACCAGGGATCCGCGCGCGATGGGAGTGGCGCCCTCGTTGGTCTGTATCGGATCGTCGACGGGGGGACCGAGGGCGCTGCAGCAAATTCTACCGGTGCTTCCGGGGAATTTGCCGGTAGGCATTGTAATCATTCAGCACATGCCGCCTGGGTTCACCGCACCTTTCGCGGCGCGGTTGGACGGTATGTGCAGCATTCACGTGAAAGAAGCGGAGATGAATGACTTGATCGAGCCCGGAACGGTTCTGATTGCCCCCGCGGGGTGGCACGTCGCGATCCAACAGAAATCGTATTCGCGGTACGCTGTGCGGTTGACGAAGACTCCGAGCGACACGTTGCACATGCCTTCGGTGGACGTGACGATGTTGAGCGCGGCAGAAGTGCTGGGGCCTCGCGCAATGGGAGTCGTCCTGACGGGAATGGGAAACGATGGCGAGGCAGGGATGACCGCGATTCATGCGGCGGGCGGTTATACGGTGGCGCAGGACGAGGAGACGAGCGTCGTCTATGGAATGCCGAAGGCGTGCGCCACGGCGGGAGTGGTGAGCAAGGTCTTGCCGCTGCCGGAGATCGCGAATGAAATTATCGCCGCCGTGACACGGTGCTCTCACGGTGCAAGGGACGGCATCGGCATTGGGTCGCAGGTTGAGGTATGAGGTGGCGTTTGCTCCAGCACGTGCCGGACTTTGTCGGCGAGAGTGTCGAGCGTGAAAGGTTTTTGCAAGTAGTTGAGGTTGGGATCGGAAAAGCTTTCGCGCACGACGGCACGGTCGGTGTAGCCGGACATGAAGATGACCTTCAGCCCGGGTCGCAGGGCGAGCAGTTGATTCGCGAATTCACGGCCGTTTCTGCCGGGCATCACGACATCGGTGAGGAGAAGGTCGATGATGTCAATGTTCTCCCCATAGAGTTCCAACCCCTCATCGGCGTCGATGGCTTCAAGGACTTGATACCCGTGGAGTTCGAGGACTTCACGAGTGACGTTGCGAACAAAATCTTCGTCTTCGACGAGGAGGATGGTCTTGGGCGGCGCGGGTTCGGTGCGAGTTTCCATTCGGAGCTCCGTCAGAAGAAAAGCAAACGGAGTTCCAAACGAATTTGTGGCGAATGCGACTGGGATCAGGGATTTAGGCGCGGATCGAGCGGGCTCACGACGGTTGCGGGTTCAGCTTCACTTAGGTTGATCCATTTTGGGAATCCAAAATAGGAAACGGAACTGGCGAAGATCGTCGCGCGTCCTTATGGAGAAGGTAGAACCACGATGCTCCGCGTCTCTTTGGAGCCTCGAGAGCTACTGAACTTCTTCAGAATTCTTTACAGTGAGAAGGCACGCGAGTGAATGATTTCACGGGAGGCGCATGGCACGCAGGTGCTACACTCCGTCCGCACATTCTTACTCATTTTTGCAGTTCGATCTGAGAGGCGCGGATCGAGCTGTTTCTGAAAGGATTCACTGGTGATGAGAAGCGGCCGAGTAGTGAACTCTGTGGTTATTGCTGCAATTGCATTGATATGCGCGGCGTGCGCGGTCCCGGTTGCGGCACAGAATTCTAGCGACAAGCCGGATCTTCAGATGGTGACGAAGATTCGAAATGAGGGTTTTCATAATTCCAAGGTGATGGAGATCATGGAGGACATGTCGGACCGGTTGGGGCAGCGGCTTACGGGTTCGGCGAACCAGAAGCGAGCGAATGAATGGGCTCGCGACACCATGGCAGGCTGGGGATTGCAGAATGCGCACCTGGAGACGTTTCCGTTCGGGCGCGGATGGGAGACGGATGGAGCGACGGTGGAGATGATTTCTCCGGACCGTGCGCAACTTTATGTAATTCCCAAGGCGTGGACGCCTGGAACGAATGGGGTGGTGAAGGGCGAGGTTGTGCACCTCAATGCCACGACGAAAGAAGATCTGGAGAAACTGAAGGGCGCGCTCGCCGGCAAGATCGTGCTGCTGGGCGAAGTACGTGATTTGAAGCCACAGAACGAAGCAGCGCTGAAGCGCTACGACGATAAGGGTCTGTCGGAGATCGGCGCTTACAACGTTCCAGGCGCGCGGTTTACGGATCCGACCGGGCGGGTCTTTTCACGCGAAGATATCATTCGACGGTTTGCGTTCCAACGCGAGCTGCAGAAGTTCATTGCCGATGAGAAACCGGCGCTGGTGATCGAAGGCAGCCGCGGAGACGAGGGTTTGATCTTCGTTGGCGGCTCACAGGCATACAAGAAGGGCGAGGCTGAAGGAGTGCCGTGGGTATACATGGCGGCGGAGCATTTCAACCGGCTGGCGCGGCTGGCGGATCGCAAGGTGCCGGTGACGGTCGAGGCTGAGGTCAAGGCGAAGTTCGACGACAGCAATGACGGGAACTCGTGGAACACGGTCGCGGAAATCCCCGGCACCGATAAGAAGGATGAGATCGTAATGTGCGGAGGGCACATCGATTCGTGGCACGCAGGTACGGGCGCCACGGACGACGGCGCGGGCGTGGCGGTCACGATGGAGGCGATGCGGATTCTGCAATCGCTGGGAGTAAAGCCGCGTCGGACGATCCGGATCGGGTTGTGGGGCGGCGAAGAAGAAGGCCTGCTCGGCTCGCGCGCGTATGTTTCCGATCACTTTGGAAAGCGTGAAGCTCCGCCGCAACGGCCGGGGCAGGACAACGGTTT
Proteins encoded in this window:
- a CDS encoding flagellar motor protein, with the protein product MDKASVSGVLVGLGGITAGLLIEGGNLGQILQPTAAMIVFGGTFGAVLLQFPLPIVLTAFRRFIDVFVEPKLNAGQMITQLVGYANQARKNGIVSLDAETEKIGDPFLKKSLMLAVDGTEPQELRKIMELELDNIGERDEHVPKVFESAGGFSPTIGIIGAVLGLIQVMQHLQNIDEVGRGIAVAFVATIYGVGAANLFFLPTAGKLKLRMREEQMLREMTLEGVISILEGMNPRMLETKLLGYLQETKKEEAKETKKAQAEAEA
- a CDS encoding response regulator, producing METRTEPAPPKTILLVEDEDFVRNVTREVLELHGYQVLEAIDADEGLELYGENIDIIDLLLTDVVMPGRNGREFANQLLALRPGLKVIFMSGYTDRAVVRESFSDPNLNYLQKPFTLDTLADKVRHVLEQTPPHTSTCDPMPMPSLAP
- a CDS encoding chemotaxis protein CheA, producing MSDDLAQDEGLLREFVTESEEQLQSMEQDLLGIEGGSDNETLNRIFRAMHTIKGTSSFLQFDFIVELTHEAEDVLNAMRREECRPTAAITDVMLRVCDRVRAMLADVANHRELQYDNASLIVALKTAHEGANHVKLGGILSTQPVIEEADLNAALAESQSTGKKLGQVLVEHEIATPTHIEQALSKQGIVASVSDNTTMRVDVRKLDFLVNLVGELVLERNRLVQLSREVSGGQISKEQMDGALNSSATRLSFITDELQTASLQTRMVPIETVFRRLPRMVRDVAGALGKHVELVIRGQETEIDKTMVEQISDPLVHLVRNAIDHGIETAEKRKAAGKLENGTLVVEARPEGDQIVICVADDGKGIDPELVLAKTVEKGFVAAERAKMLSRREILDLIFLPGMSTAEKVNNVSGRGVGMDVVRSNVKKLNGTVELESMEGKGTTIRIRAPLTMAILPVLLVGVGEEVYALPLHAVQETVRVENADLHLVDGREVLCLSGCTVSVLRLGEIFSVKGAQMQNCRAVILALGDMRIALLVDRLLGQESTVIKPMGEFLREAPSITGATIGGDGRVRLVLDPASLVETAKRSCAGRVQ
- a CDS encoding chemotaxis response regulator protein-glutamate methylesterase, with the protein product MREEAKARTVRVLVVDDSSFIRLALKRIIQSDSELEVVGCAHGGYEALDMAAELDPDVVTMDIEMPRMNGLEAVQALMASNPRPVIMVSSLTQDGADATFQALEYGAFDYVAKHGAGGLDVTQIRRELIAKIKAAAESRLRNRRKNGSIHNEVWRQTRDPRAMGVAPSLVCIGSSTGGPRALQQILPVLPGNLPVGIVIIQHMPPGFTAPFAARLDGMCSIHVKEAEMNDLIEPGTVLIAPAGWHVAIQQKSYSRYAVRLTKTPSDTLHMPSVDVTMLSAAEVLGPRAMGVVLTGMGNDGEAGMTAIHAAGGYTVAQDEETSVVYGMPKACATAGVVSKVLPLPEIANEIIAAVTRCSHGARDGIGIGSQVEV
- a CDS encoding protein-glutamate O-methyltransferase CheR, with translation MTSPAPRPIGVDATGTVAATSAQVGQIRNLVYEECGIFIPESRFRSLEERCMRRMAVVNATSLMQYFSFLTSRAGRAAEIKNLLNEITVGETCFFRNQSQLDALQNVILPELVARKMGQGLHHVRIWSAGCSTGEEPYTLAILLIENSAGVLKNWTFEVLASDLNENSLVKAQAGIYGDYALRNVKGYYLNKYFEREGDLYRVKREVRSQVRFSRINLLDDSRMVFMKGMDVIFCCNVLIYFDTASKRRVVQHFYNNLLADSHLFLGHAESLFGVSEDFKLVHYPTATGYLKSQKVMAGR
- a CDS encoding M20/M25/M40 family metallo-hydrolase — encoded protein: MVTKIRNEGFHNSKVMEIMEDMSDRLGQRLTGSANQKRANEWARDTMAGWGLQNAHLETFPFGRGWETDGATVEMISPDRAQLYVIPKAWTPGTNGVVKGEVVHLNATTKEDLEKLKGALAGKIVLLGEVRDLKPQNEAALKRYDDKGLSEIGAYNVPGARFTDPTGRVFSREDIIRRFAFQRELQKFIADEKPALVIEGSRGDEGLIFVGGSQAYKKGEAEGVPWVYMAAEHFNRLARLADRKVPVTVEAEVKAKFDDSNDGNSWNTVAEIPGTDKKDEIVMCGGHIDSWHAGTGATDDGAGVAVTMEAMRILQSLGVKPRRTIRIGLWGGEEEGLLGSRAYVSDHFGKREAPPQRPGQDNGLPSFMRGEQGTLMLKQDQTKVAAYFNIDNGTGKLRGIYTQENPMVAPIFEAWGEPFRDLGFTTITNRNTGGTDHLSFDAVGIPGFQFIQDPVEYFSRTHHSNMDVYDRIQREDMMQASVILASFLYNAAMRDEMLPRKALPKDTKMEEAPKPPEPVKAGKKKK
- a CDS encoding flagellar FlbD family protein, yielding MKKFRDDLRSEGVVIQLTRLNNQPLVVNADLIKLVEQAPDTVITLVTGEKLVVRESTEEVVRRVVVFRRELLADLHGAAKAQSSGEAEREPPHSDPKKA
- a CDS encoding flagellar motor protein MotB, producing MSRRKKHPAHENHERWLVSYADFITLLFAFFVVLYASSQVDKKKMGQLAFAIQTAFQEMGVFQGKNIGPPTEDGGGGPAQPRSDLEELARMTPPKVLGPPMSSPDLGTLKRELEDALAQEIQRHEIALHIGPDGLVISLRELGFFDSGSAVMRKDSEKSFGRVAGLIKQYPCNVRIEGHTDNVPIHTAHFKSNWELSTARATEVIRKLIQEHGFAPERLSASGYGEFHPTATNATKEGRQMNRRVDLVILAKGTSGRSVPEKQWEAERPIK
- a CDS encoding flagellin, which codes for MSLSILNNIPSLAAQNQLSITGASLQKTLFRLSSGSRINSGADDAAGLAIADGLHANVTALTQSARNATDGIGMLQVADGSLGQITSLLNRAVTLATEAASDTVTSDQITALNAEYTQIQDQIDKIGGKTTYNGSAIFGRTSATIFMSDGSGAANATSLDISSALGSVDSAGLGLTATGFTDSTGAAAELDLITSAIGTVAGLRGTAGAYMNQLQSATNVMNNQVQNLSASEDGIRAADIAQEVANLTKFNILNQTGISALSQANQMQQSVLSLL
- a CDS encoding HDOD domain-containing protein, giving the protein MSTMHAISVDEMAAKIGALDRIPSIPAILVPLLKLLQEPPETVDVQRVIELLGHDKSLAAQILQMANSPLFGRYKNVSTIRGAVLALGIDRVRQMATTCSILKMAPNQGDGFDVKTLWEHSLGVALVSRRFARRIGFQGPERAYLSGLLHDIGLIVNMTVVPELFLESARIAREEGRGFDETEPMVIGFGHGVTGALLAERWGLDAELKEVIRRHHEFERATVARESVALVSVADQLCRLRGLGYGFAEKRCVCLTEESAFQFLAEKFPVLWRTDLERFTYELDGYINEVRELVTVLFRLR